In the Zonotrichia albicollis isolate bZonAlb1 chromosome W, bZonAlb1.hap1, whole genome shotgun sequence genome, one interval contains:
- the LOC141726876 gene encoding putative HIT-like protein slr1234 isoform X1 encodes MTGETANRDAGHDPSAQWAPRRARLSGGSGRGGHGRCPWLARVWGRWPLALVAPLLSSERLSARRFSGIVSDEDEECRTFHDLLPLDGTFFLVMPKEPIIELSEAGGSGESCRTFHDLLPLDGTFFLVMPKEPIIELSEAGGSGESLLEHVMIVGEMCVAHLGLTNGFRMVVDEGPEGGQSVYRIHLPVLGGRQLGWPPG; translated from the exons ATGACAGGCGAGACAGCAAATCGAGACGCGGGCCACGATCCGTCGGCCCAATGGGCGCCGCGGAGGGCCCGGCTTAGTGGAGGAAGTGGTCGGGGCGGACACGGGCGTTGTCCTTGGCTGGCGAGAGTGTGGGGGCGCTGGCCTCTGGCCCTGGTGGCGCCACTACTGTCTTCGGAAAGATTATCGGCAAGGCGTTTCTCTGGTATCGTCAGCGACGAGGACGAGGAG TGCCGTACGTTCCATGATCTTTTGCCCCTAGACGGGACGTTTTTCCTAGTCATGCCTAAGGAGCCAATTATCGAGTTGTCTGAAGCAGGAGGTTCTGGTGAATCT TGCCGTACGTTCCATGATCTTTTGCCCCTAGACGGGACGTTTTTCCTAGTCATGCCTAAGGAGCCAATTATCGAGTTGTCTGAAGCAGGAGGTTCTGGTGAATCT cttcttGAGCATGTAATGATTGTTGGCGAGATGTGTGTTGCTCACCTGGGCCTGACCAATGGATTCCGGATGGTTGTGGATGAAGGGCCCGAGGGTGGGCAGTCTGTCTATCGCATACATCTACCTGTTCTGGGTGGCCGTCAGTTGGGCTGGCCTCCTGGCTAA
- the LOC141726876 gene encoding adenosine 5'-monophosphoramidase HINT1-like isoform X2: MTGETANRDAGHDPSAQWAPRRARLSGGSGRGGHGRCPWLARVWGRWPLALVAPLLSSERLSARRFSGIVSDEDEECRTFHDLLPLDGTFFLVMPKEPIIELSEAGGSGESLLEHVMIVGEMCVAHLGLTNGFRMVVDEGPEGGQSVYRIHLPVLGGRQLGWPPG; encoded by the exons ATGACAGGCGAGACAGCAAATCGAGACGCGGGCCACGATCCGTCGGCCCAATGGGCGCCGCGGAGGGCCCGGCTTAGTGGAGGAAGTGGTCGGGGCGGACACGGGCGTTGTCCTTGGCTGGCGAGAGTGTGGGGGCGCTGGCCTCTGGCCCTGGTGGCGCCACTACTGTCTTCGGAAAGATTATCGGCAAGGCGTTTCTCTGGTATCGTCAGCGACGAGGACGAGGAG TGCCGTACGTTCCATGATCTTTTGCCCCTAGACGGGACGTTTTTCCTAGTCATGCCTAAGGAGCCAATTATCGAGTTGTCTGAAGCAGGAGGTTCTGGTGAATCT cttcttGAGCATGTAATGATTGTTGGCGAGATGTGTGTTGCTCACCTGGGCCTGACCAATGGATTCCGGATGGTTGTGGATGAAGGGCCCGAGGGTGGGCAGTCTGTCTATCGCATACATCTACCTGTTCTGGGTGGCCGTCAGTTGGGCTGGCCTCCTGGCTAA